A part of Myxococcus landrumus genomic DNA contains:
- a CDS encoding DUF6929 family protein, whose protein sequence is MIRTTLRRTLTLASPESPGRPAHVSAASGLVRVGEWLHIIADDSLHLATFPLRGDAPGHLSRLFEGLLPDEPQARKAAKPDLEALCLLPPMADAPHGALLALPSGSSPARMRGALLSLNAEGAVVGEARSVDCSTMYQQLSREFGTLNIEGAAVVGNRLRLLQRGNGDAGIDALVDLDRERALRGVEVGALGPEVVRTTRRWELGRAGGVRLSFTDASPLPDGRMVFTATAEDTRDTYADGPIKGSAVGLLAPDGTPLFLDGVDAKVKLEGVDARVEGGRVHLLLVADADDPTVAAPLMEAVLDVAA, encoded by the coding sequence ATGATTCGCACCACCCTTCGGCGCACCCTCACCCTCGCGAGCCCTGAGTCCCCTGGCCGCCCCGCGCATGTCTCCGCCGCCAGCGGACTGGTGCGCGTGGGAGAGTGGCTGCACATCATCGCGGATGACTCGCTGCACCTGGCCACGTTCCCCCTGAGGGGTGATGCACCGGGGCACCTCTCGCGGTTGTTCGAGGGACTGCTTCCCGATGAGCCCCAGGCGCGCAAGGCGGCGAAGCCCGACCTGGAGGCGCTGTGCCTCCTTCCGCCCATGGCCGATGCACCGCATGGGGCCTTGCTCGCGCTGCCGTCGGGCTCTTCGCCCGCACGCATGCGAGGCGCGCTGCTCTCGCTGAACGCGGAGGGCGCGGTCGTGGGCGAGGCGCGGAGCGTGGATTGCTCGACGATGTATCAGCAGCTCTCGCGAGAGTTCGGCACGCTCAACATCGAGGGCGCCGCGGTGGTGGGCAACCGGCTGCGGCTGCTGCAGCGGGGCAACGGGGACGCGGGCATTGATGCGCTGGTGGACCTGGACCGCGAGCGAGCGCTGCGAGGAGTCGAGGTCGGCGCGCTGGGCCCCGAGGTGGTGCGGACGACGCGTCGCTGGGAGCTGGGTCGCGCGGGCGGCGTGCGGCTGTCCTTCACGGATGCGTCGCCGCTGCCGGATGGGCGCATGGTCTTCACCGCGACGGCCGAGGACACTCGCGACACCTACGCCGATGGCCCCATCAAGGGCTCCGCGGTGGGCCTGCTCGCGCCGGATGGAACGCCCCTGTTCCTGGATGGCGTGGACGCGAAGGTGAAGCTGGAGGGCGTGGACGCGCGCGTGGAAGGAGGCCGCGTGCACCTGCTGCTGGTGGCGGACGCGGATGACCCGACGGTGGCGGCGCCGCTGATGGAGGCGGTGCTGGACGTGGCGGCGTAG
- a CDS encoding tetratricopeptide repeat protein — protein sequence MRALRLVVVGLALVAGGCRDKPVDHLQRARDATFEKRPDEALVEYRKAFDMLRHDSTPEALVLRARALKGAADVYWLEQRKVKEAVGVYRELIQQCPESPEALEARIILAELLRVHYRDLRGAIDQFTAALQRNPPQGAELHYQVAKLYFELGDYQQCELETRRLVERFATSAFVDDSLFLQAQAIAMIEGRRQDASRAFADLRTRFPDSELAPHALFEMGKLRSDAGEHEKAIETWVETLKTHPDPSLVQDYIARARKRIANTTAEGVGQREVAFDRARPAPRSSLEAVGGRPEEAAHEHD from the coding sequence GCCGGTGGACCACCTCCAGCGCGCGCGTGATGCCACCTTCGAGAAGCGCCCCGATGAGGCCCTCGTCGAGTACCGCAAGGCCTTCGACATGTTGCGGCACGACAGCACCCCCGAGGCGCTCGTCCTCCGCGCACGCGCCTTGAAGGGCGCCGCCGACGTCTACTGGCTGGAGCAGCGCAAGGTGAAGGAGGCCGTGGGCGTCTACCGCGAGCTCATCCAGCAATGCCCCGAGTCCCCCGAGGCGCTCGAGGCGCGCATCATCCTCGCGGAGCTGCTGCGCGTTCACTACCGGGACCTGCGCGGTGCCATCGACCAGTTCACCGCGGCCCTCCAGCGCAACCCGCCCCAGGGCGCGGAGCTGCACTATCAAGTGGCCAAGCTCTACTTCGAGCTGGGTGACTATCAGCAGTGCGAGCTGGAGACGCGCCGCCTCGTCGAGCGCTTCGCCACCAGCGCCTTCGTGGACGACTCCCTGTTCCTCCAGGCCCAGGCCATCGCGATGATTGAGGGCCGGCGCCAGGATGCCTCGCGCGCCTTCGCGGACCTGCGCACCCGCTTCCCGGACTCGGAGCTGGCGCCCCACGCATTGTTCGAGATGGGCAAGCTGCGCTCGGACGCGGGCGAGCACGAGAAGGCCATCGAGACCTGGGTGGAGACGCTCAAGACGCACCCGGACCCGTCGCTGGTGCAGGACTACATCGCCCGCGCACGCAAGCGCATCGCCAACACCACGGCGGAAGGTGTGGGGCAGCGCGAGGTGGCCTTCGACCGGGCCCGTCCCGCGCCGCGCTCCTCGCTCGAGGCCGTGGGGGGTCGTCCCGAGGAAGCCGCGCACGAGCACGACTGA